A region from the Curtobacterium sp. MCBA15_012 genome encodes:
- a CDS encoding glycosyltransferase family 2 protein — MFTFILQIRQMVEGHPEFYLFAVYSAVIWLLWILKVVLSARYRPFTGTYTGTTSVVVPVVDEPLDLFRDVIGRMVEQRPGEIIVVINGARNEALEEVCDEFAPLVRWTHTPIPGKRNAVKVGTELSNGDITVLVDSDTVWTPGTLEELLKPFADESVGGVTTRQRILEPTRSWITRWADWLENSRALYSMPAQSVLGQIGCLPGRTIAFRRSILTRVMDKFMHEEFMGVFLEVSDDRTLTNLTLKEGYRTVYQYTSLVYTDAPLQVKKLFKQQLRWARGSQYNTLRMLPWMLGHAPLLAVFFVTDILLPFMLFGVIAGWIYRALTGQGENLYQGILQQYGFSTGFVYVAALMVVSSVLSMAIRQIRHLSEKPSDFFRLPLFIIVSTFFLMPIRLIGFFRLAHASGWGTRAGAYAGGPMEQEPVQPTTGLAPVSPVDAAGTGDGPATGAADRALPAEQAAADRAFDELFGADATTTSTTTVLATRRSTATAAAPAGRPAPRRGRRLNPYAAIPYCIGIAIFALEAFLIV; from the coding sequence ATGTTCACCTTCATCCTCCAGATCCGGCAGATGGTCGAAGGGCATCCCGAGTTCTACCTGTTCGCCGTGTACTCCGCGGTGATCTGGTTGCTCTGGATCCTCAAGGTCGTGCTGTCCGCCCGGTACCGCCCCTTCACCGGCACGTACACCGGGACGACGAGTGTCGTCGTCCCCGTGGTGGACGAGCCACTCGACCTCTTCCGGGACGTCATCGGCCGCATGGTCGAGCAGCGACCGGGCGAGATCATCGTCGTCATCAACGGCGCCCGCAACGAGGCACTCGAGGAGGTCTGCGACGAGTTCGCCCCGCTCGTCCGCTGGACCCACACCCCGATCCCCGGCAAGCGCAACGCCGTCAAGGTCGGCACCGAGCTCTCGAACGGTGACATCACCGTGCTCGTCGACTCCGACACCGTCTGGACGCCCGGCACGCTCGAGGAGCTGCTGAAGCCGTTCGCGGACGAGTCCGTCGGCGGCGTCACCACCCGCCAGCGGATCCTCGAGCCGACCCGGTCCTGGATCACCCGCTGGGCGGACTGGCTCGAGAACTCCCGGGCGCTGTACTCGATGCCCGCGCAGAGCGTGCTCGGCCAGATCGGCTGCCTGCCCGGGCGGACCATCGCGTTCCGCCGCAGCATCCTCACCCGCGTGATGGACAAGTTCATGCACGAGGAGTTCATGGGCGTCTTCCTCGAGGTGTCCGACGACCGGACGCTCACGAACCTGACGCTCAAGGAGGGGTACCGGACCGTCTACCAGTACACCTCGCTCGTCTACACGGACGCACCGCTCCAGGTGAAGAAGCTGTTCAAGCAGCAACTGCGCTGGGCACGCGGGTCGCAGTACAACACGCTGCGGATGCTGCCGTGGATGCTCGGGCACGCCCCGCTGCTCGCGGTCTTCTTCGTCACCGACATCCTGCTGCCGTTCATGCTGTTCGGCGTCATCGCCGGGTGGATCTACCGGGCGCTCACCGGGCAGGGCGAGAACCTGTACCAGGGCATCCTGCAGCAGTACGGCTTCTCGACCGGCTTCGTCTACGTCGCCGCACTCATGGTCGTGTCGAGCGTGCTGAGCATGGCGATCCGGCAGATCCGACACCTGTCCGAGAAGCCGAGCGACTTCTTCCGGCTCCCGCTCTTCATCATCGTGTCGACCTTCTTCCTCATGCCGATCCGGCTCATCGGCTTCTTCCGCCTGGCGCACGCGTCGGGGTGGGGGACCCGGGCCGGGGCGTACGCCGGTGGACCGATGGAGCAGGAGCCGGTGCAGCCGACGACCGGTCTCGCGCCGGTGAGCCCGGTCGATGCCGCAGGGACCGGCGACGGCCCCGCGACCGGTGCCGCGGACCGCGCGCTGCCGGCCGAACAGGCCGCCGCCGACCGCGCCTTCGACGAGCTGTTCGGCGCGGACGCGACCACCACCTCGACCACGACGGTCCTCGCGACCCGCC